In a single window of the Acetivibrio clariflavus DSM 19732 genome:
- a CDS encoding dockerin type I repeat-containing protein: protein MVEGFRSNGRAKVNNISFSIDYAKTPDESFIVGDIDGNGEINSIDYGLLKKYLLGLIDSFDYEYGLEAADVNRDGEINSIDLALYKKYLLGIISEFAI, encoded by the coding sequence ATGGTTGAGGGGTTTAGAAGTAATGGAAGAGCTAAAGTGAACAATATATCGTTTTCTATCGATTATGCCAAGACTCCCGATGAAAGTTTCATAGTAGGGGACATAGACGGTAATGGAGAAATAAACTCAATTGATTATGGATTGTTGAAAAAATATCTGCTTGGATTAATTGACAGTTTCGATTATGAGTACGGTTTAGAAGCAGCTGATGTCAATAGAGATGGGGAGATAAACTCTATAGATTTAGCGCTGTACAAAAAATATTTACTTGGAATAATTTCAGAATTTGCTATATAA
- a CDS encoding zinc ribbon domain-containing protein, whose translation MNDIKDVPLYLWVVLIIILLAQGCWIFWDASKRGENKWLWGFFGLLNVPSSLIAYLIVTRFVSKSTLCNVCGKKVRKNYNYCPFCGEKQNVEV comes from the coding sequence ATGAACGATATAAAGGATGTACCTCTATATTTATGGGTTGTTTTAATAATTATATTATTGGCACAAGGCTGCTGGATATTCTGGGATGCTTCTAAAAGAGGAGAAAACAAGTGGCTTTGGGGCTTTTTCGGATTATTGAATGTACCGTCAAGTCTTATTGCTTACCTTATTGTAACTAGATTTGTTTCAAAGTCTACTTTGTGCAATGTTTGTGGCAAAAAGGTCAGAAAGAACTATAATTATTGTCCCTTTTGCGGTGAGAAGCAAAACGTTGAAGTATAA